ACTAAATCCATTATGTCACATACGACCAGTTATGGTGTGAAGAAGTTAATACCGGTAGCAATATCCAATTTGGATGACATGTCTTGGAGAACTAAAAGGGGATCTGTTGAACTACTCGGTAATATGGCTTACTTAGACCCTACACAATTATCTGCTTCTCTGTCAATCATTGTGCCTGAAATAGTTGGTGTATTAAATGACTCTCACAAAGAGGTTAGAAAGGCAGCAGACCAAGCTCTGAAGAGATTTGGAGAAGTTATCCGGAATCCAGAAATTCAGAAGCTGGTGCCTACATTGATTAAGGCCATTGGTGATCCAACTGCACATACCGAGGCTGCTTTGGATGCGTTGATCCAGACCCAGTTCCGGCACTACATCGATGGTCCATCCTTGGCCCTTATCATCCACGTGATACACCGTGGTATGCGTGATCGGTCTGCAAATACCAAACGGAAAGCATGTAAGATTGTTGGTAATATGGCCATTTTGGTGGACACCAAAGATTTGGTTCCATATCTACAGCAGCTGATAGATGAGGTGGAAGTAGCAATGGTGGATCCAGTTCCGCAAACACGTGCTACAGCTGCGCGTGCGCTAGGTGCCTTGGTTGAAAGACTGGGAGAGGATCAATTCCCTGACTTGATCCCTCGTCTGCTCTCAACTCTAAGTGATGATTCTAAATCGGGAGACCGTCTGGGTTCCGCTCAAGCATTGGCGGAAGTGATCAGTGGATTAGGCTTGTCTAAGCTTGATGAATTACTACCTACCATTCTCAATGGTGTTACAAGTTATCGCGCTTATATCCGCGAGGGGTTCATGCCTTTATTACTATTCTTACCTGTTTGCTTTGGGTCTCAATTTGCTCCTTATATCAATCAAATTATTCAGCCCATTCTTTCAGGGTTGGCAGACAGTGATGAGAATATAAGAGATGTGGCATTTAAGGCCGGTAAATTGATCGTCAAGAACTACGCAAAGAAAGCCATCGATTTGCTGTTACCAGAACTTGAGAGAGGAATGTTTGATGAGAATGAACGTATCCGTCTATCTTCTGTGCAGTTATCCGGTGACTTATTATTCCAAGTCACAGGAATTTCCGCCCATAATGAGTTTTCTGAGGAAGATGCGGATGCTGAACATGAACTCAGTGGACAGATGGTTGAAGTACTTGGGGAGGAACGCCGCGATAGAATATTGTCTGCATTGTTCATCTGTCGTAATGACAGCTCCGGTATCGTGCGTGCGACAACTATTGATATATGGAAGGCCTTGGTTCCAAATACTCCTCGTACGATCAAAGATATTTTACCCACGCTTACAagccttgttgttgttCATTTGGCTTCTTCGTCCAGTACTTTGCGTCACATAGCAGCCCAATCACTTGGGGATTTAGTCCGCCGGGTTGGAGGCAACGCATTGTCACAGCTATTGGGATCACTGGACGCCTCATTGCAAACCAACAGCGATCAAAATTCAAGACAGGGTGTCTGTATTGCCTTGCGTGAATTAATCAGCTCTTCTAATGTGGATTCCTTAATGGAATTTGAAGACACAATTGTGAATATCCTCCGGAACACGCTAGTTGATGAATCAGAGTCGGTCCGCGAATCAGCTGCTCTGTCTTTCGATAAATATCAGGATGCTGTCGGCAGAGTAGCGATTGATAAAGTTATTCCCTACTTGCTCAATATCTTGGAGTCATCAGAAAATTCTGAGTATGCATTGCTAGCACTGCAAGAGATTATATCCACGAAATCCGAGGTGATCTTCCCTATTTTGATTCCATCTCTACTCGCACCTCCTATGGATGCGTTTAAAGCGCGTGCTATGGGGTCGCTTGCTGAGGTAGCCGGTGTTGCTCTCTATAAGCGTCTCTCTGCGATCATTAACGCTTTGGTGAACGCTATGATTGATCCAGAAGTGGATGAGACTGCTAAAGAATCTATTATCAACGCCATTGATAAAGTTCTATCTTCAGTGTCCAGTGAGGACGGTGTTCATCCGTTATTGCAGCAGATAATGGCATTACTAAAGCATGCTAATATTGAGAAGCGTGTTGTAACCCTAGGTCGTCTGCCAACTTTCTTCAAGAACACTGTTCTAGATTACAGCATTTACACTGCAGACATTGTTTCACAAGCTATATTATCTCTCGATGCTGATGATGAGAGAATTGTTAAGGGCAATTTTGAAATGCTTTCTACCTTGGTGAAACTACAGGACAAGCAGATGCTAGAGAGACTGGTGAAACCATCGTTACAAGCTTTGCAGTTGACTGGCAAGCCAGGCGAGGATCTAATGGCATTCTCCCTACCAAATGGGCCCAATTGTATATTGCCGATCTTCCTACAGGGACTGGTTTACGGATCCAGCGAAGATCGGGAGAGTTCAGCTCTTGGTATTGCCGACATTGTGTCGAAAACACCAGCTGCAAACTTGAGGCCATATGTCACTGTCATCACAGGTCCACTTATCCGTGTTGTTGGCGAAAGGTCTAGCAGTGATATTAAGGCTGCTATCCTATATGCCCTAAATGTTCTCTTTTCGAAGGTTCCACAATTCCTGCGGCCATTCATACCTCAACTACAGAGAACATTTGTTAAATCTCTTTCCGACTCAACCAATGAGACCTTAAGATTGCGGGCCGCGAAGGCACTAGGTACTTTGATACAATATCAACCAAGAATTGACCCTCTGGTGGTGGAGCTAGTAACAGGCGCTCAGCAGGCCACTGAAAGGGGAGTAAGGACGGCTATCTTGAAGGCATTGTTGGAAGTTGTCTCCAAAGCTGGCAGCAAGATAAGCGAAGCTTCCAAAGCTAACATCATTAGACTTGTGGAGCAAGAGATGGCATCCACAGACAGCAAGTTTGCAGTCGCTTACGCCAAGCTTCTAGGTGCACTTTCTGAAATCATGTCTCCGGAGGAGGCGCAGACCATACTTCACGAAAAGGTGCTTGAATCAAATTTTGAAGATGCGACAGGTAGATTTGCGGTTCTGACACTCAACTCTATTCTACGTGACGCGCCTGTACATGTCTTCACAGCCGATCTCAACCAATATGTTGACTTCTTGGTTGCTGCAACGGATTCCTCAAATCCATTCATCAGCGACAACGGTATTGTCGCTGTCGGTAAGTTGCTGCTTCTGAATGGAGAGGTGAAGTCTCCTCATTCGAAAGTGGCAGCAGAAGAGCCATTCACTCTGGAAGAAGAGCAAATCGTTAAGCTGATTTCCCAGCTTGCACGCTGCATGCTACGACCACGCAGTAGTTCTCTTGACTCACGGTTCCTCTCACTAGTGGTGGTTCGTACACTCTGCAGGTACCAGTATGCCTCCTGCATTGCACCCCATCTGACCCTATTGGCTGCTTCTACCTTTGCCTGCTTGCGTGACACTGTTATACCTGTTAAGCTGTCTTCAGAGAAGGCCTACTTGGCCATGTTCCGTTTGGTTGATGAGAAAGACATGGATACCTTTAATGCTTGGAGTTCGGGAACCCTTCCCGACCCATTACCGACTGCTGTTGGAACCACTGTCGCCCTCCGTTCCATCACTGACTACACCCGCCGTGTGGGCGCTAGGCTAGCGAAGGTCGAGCGTGACCGTATCGCAGCCGGTGGTGACGCAGAGACCATGTTTTCCGATCGCTACGAAGACGAGAGTGAAATCTGGGCTGTCGGCGGTGTCGATCTTAACACTGATGTTTAAAGAGTATGTATTTCTATCAAATCCTTACTATTTAGCGTTTAAACATGATTGGGCATCTCAATATCGTAGTTTATTTCTATATAGTCCACTAGTCTCCATATAAGTTGCTCTAGGCTGGAAAATCGCTGCCACCAGAGAACACCATAAAGCTCATCTGAACTGCTCATCAACCAATAATACAAATATGGGAAGAAATGTCGCTTAACCAGTTTAAAGCCCACGTTACAGAATAACACTACGGCGAGGATCCTTGAGGCAAGCTTAAGCACTGCCACAATCTCCTCTTTACTCATATGCTTCATGGTCTAGCCGTAAATGTGGCGATGAGAATGTTACTTCATCGGCGACCCCCCTCCAAATTTTCAATGCATTACTAGGTACGCCAAACAAGGCTGGCGAGAGTATCCAGGAAGTGGGCAGGTGTTGGGTCACGGACTATGGATGTGCCTGAAGCGGGCAGGAAGGGCGTGGCGAGGCGAAGCAAATACTCGAAGAACGGCTGCAGTGAATGCAAACGTCGCAAGGTGAAATGCGACGAGACAAAACCAGCCTGCTGGCAGTGCTCTCACTTGGGCAAAAGGTGCGTGTATATGGTGAATAACTCGAAGATCCGGTTTAAGGAGATTAATGTGCTATCACTCAGAGGTCGAGAACGCGTTACAGACAAGAAAGCCTGCGCAAGGAACGGCACCGGCAGTAGCGACCCAGCGCGGGTTACTATGCGCGAGGTTGACAATAGGATGGACCTTGGTGGCATGGATGACCCCCTCCAAACGACGGAATCGCAATTGCGTGTGCCCAACTATGAGTTCCACGGAAACTGGGTAGTACAGGCTCGCGCCGGATGGGATGCCGTGGCACAGCGGCTGTATATGGTCCCTGAGGAAGAGCTAGGTTATCTACGAGTCTTCTACTACAAGTCTTCGTGGTGGCTGTTGCCGCTGGCGGTAAGCGCGGAGACCAATATCTGCAATAATGTGTTGTTCGAACAGCTGGCACGGATCAATATTGCAGAACAGGTCACGACATCATACCTTCAGAGTGCCTTGATATCCGTGGCAGCTAAGTTTCTATACAACACTACGCGTCTTGTAAAGCATCGCGAGGTGCGACAGACACATCTGCGACTTGTGTTCGAACAGCTGCACAGAGAGTTCAGCCGGCTACCTGAGGTTAATATTGCACAGGGAAAGATTGAGAGCTTGATGCTCTGCGTACTAATTCTGACATTGGATAGTTCAAGCTTTGATGGGAAGAGCTGGCGAATACACTTTAGCGGTGCGAAGAATTTATTTAGCAAGTACGGCATATACTGTAACCGTCTACCAATGGAGCCTTCACAGAGATATCTGGTTGTACTGGTAAAGTCATGGCTTGCTGCAATAGAGGCGACCGCCTCGCTATTAAATAGTGGAACTCTTCAGACAGATCAGGAAATTGACGAGATATTCTCCTTGGGTTCCACAGATGACAGTGCACCTATACTACGGGAAATGGGGCTACTAACGAATGGAGGCTATAATATCTTCCTAGGATATTCAAGAGAAGCTTTGATGCTGCTAAAGGCCGTTAAAAAGTTTCTACGCGACCCGTCCGCTGACCGGTACAATGACCAGTTCCTCCTAATCACGGACCTCCTTCAAGCCAGCCGAAAGTATGCTGTAATACCAAACAATTTTGGCCTCGTGAATAATACTGCTTGCACAGAAATGTTCTCAATAAAGGCCAGCGCTATAGTAAGACATCGCGGTCAAGTATACTCTATACTCGATACTATACAACAGGTCCAAGTGGAGTCCCTGTTCATAACATTTTTATTAAAGGGATTCCATTTCTCACAAAACTGCATGCTAATCCAAAATAGTGCAAACAGAATCTGGCGCAACATTGAATGGATGTTTGAAGAATCACATCTCTCCGCTGGTGAAATACACTCTATAATGGCAAAGATTGCAGATGGATCCGTGAAGACGTATGAAGATTTCCGTACTCTGAATATCAACCTGGCTCCGCTGTATATCATCAAGCCGCTTCTATCTGACTTCCGGTGCATGATGGTTCATACGGGCATAGTTATCTGCTCTTCCGTTCTGACACATCGGATGGATATTGATATGATTCGTTGCAAGCTCATAGCGTACTTCCAGTACATTGTGGATGTGCTAGGTGCAGAATCAGGCAAAACCTCCTTGCAGTATCTGTTCAGCATCTGGCGACAGCCCAGCTATTGCTCGGCCACGTGCCTACGAGAAGACGTTCCCTTACCGTTTTCTTAAACTACCTTCCGAATAATTTTACAACTATAAATGCGTTAATATTTACAATAGCTCGCCGCGCCTAACATTGTCCTTTTCAATCTGCTCTAGCCTATAGGAATCATCTTCTTGGTTTAGTTCCCGTATCAaatcttcttcttcttctgtTAAACCTGGAAGATCCTGAGTAGGGATCAGCTCCGCATCCATGCGCACACTTGGCGCCCCCTGCAGATACTTTATGTTTTCTAGACACCGGATCCGTATGTTCTCCAAGTACTTCTTGGAGTTTTTATTTTCGTATAAATCATCCAAGACCGGGTGCAGAGAATAGTCTGGACCGAACCATTCGCGGAACGGAATATCTTCTGGGATATCTGAAGGTAAGAGCACATCATTAAGGATGCCTGTCTCGTACGTCCATAGCCGCGACACATTCCTGGGGGTGTAACCTCCACCACCGACACATAGCATAGGTATCCCGAACGACTTCACAAACTTGACGCACTCGCCGTGGGCTCTGATATTTAGATTGAAACACCCCAGTCTGTCATGCCCCAAAGAGTCTGCTCCACATTGCTGAATAATTACTGTTGGCTTGTATGATGTAACTAGCGGGTCTATGATGCTCTTAAATAAGTTGATGTACGAATCATCATCGATGCCGTCATTGAGCGGCACATTCAGCGAAAAGTGCTTGCCGCGCGAGCATCCGATCTCATCCAAATCCCCCGTTCCCGGAAAAAACTCACCATTGTACTTGTGGAACGAGACCGTGAACACGCGGTCAGTAGTGTAGAATGCTTCTTGGACACCGTCTCCGTGGTGCAGATCAATGTCAATGTACAGAACGCGTGGGTGGTAGCGCAGCAGATTCAGAATCGCCAGAACAATGTCGTTCACGTAACAGAACCCCGAAGGATTGCTCTTCTTGGCGTGGTGCAGCCCGCCCGACCAGTTGATCGCGATCTCTGACTGCCCGTTTATCAGCTTGCGCGACGCGTCTAGCGACGCCCCGGCGTACAGCATGCTGTATTCAAACAGACCCTGAAAGATTGGGCAGTCGTCCCCGATGTTGAATTTCTCCAGCGAGCCCCGCGGCAGCTTGTTGAGGTTCTCCGGCGCCACGTGACTCAGGAAGTCCACATAATCCTGCGCATGGAATGCCAGAACCTCCTCCTTCGTCGCTGCCCGCGTCTCGTATAGGTCCATCACCTTGTGCAGCCCGTACCGCGACACCAGGTGGTCCGTCAGCATCAGCCGGAACGGCTTCATGGGGTGACGGACGCCATAGTGGTACTGAGATACTCGCGAATTATAGTGATAAGATACGCGCGGCGTATAGCTGGCCCCGAACTCGAACAGCGGTTGCTCGTTCACCGTTTTGGCATCGTACGAGAACGTCTGCGACATCCTGTCACGTCTCCTCTACGCGTGCTTTCTGTTATCGGTGTCCGTCACATGTGTGATGGATGTTGAAAAGATGTGAAACGAGGATCCTACAAATCTAGCGAACCCAATctgatcacgtgacaaaATCTTAAAACATCTCTGTAACGTGGAAGACCAGCGCTATGTGGACCACTCGTAGGCGGCTACAGTTGTGCTAGCGCTTTTCTATGTAGTTACATGTTAGCTTGCTGTCTTGTGAGGACATATTAAATTTGGCGAATTTTGCTGGGAGAGACTTAACATTGAGCATGACGGTTTTAAACCGAAGCTCAGGGTTCCTCAAAGCAAGAGGGATTGCGGTAGTCGCGCGTGGTGTTGGACGTGTGATAAATTCAGAACGCAAGATCAGCATACCCTAGAAGGCGCATTCGAAGATCTGAAGAGAGAGCACGGCAGCGGCGATGGCGGTAAATTTGGAACTGGTAAAATACCTGATCGAAAACCATGTCACGATCCTAGCGCATCCGGTGGACGGGCGGCTGAAAGACCTTTATGCGCTCTTCTGCATGTACCTACAGCAGTGGGCCGACAAGGACCAGGAGACGCCTTCGTACGGAGAGTTCCACGAGGACCTGGTGCTAATTGCGCAGGTGGTGCAGGGTGCCATCGGGGTGGTGTGCGACAGCATCTTCCCGGAGGGCGAGCAGCTGGATTACGTGCATGTGACGCCGCTCAAGTATCTTGTCAACCGGTTCCACCCCGGCTACTACAATCTGCGCGAGCAGGCGGCCGCAGAGGAAGCAGAGTGCGCGCCGGCCACACTGCTGGAACGGCTGACCAACGCCCTGGAGACGCGCATCGAGACGCCGAGCACACAGGCGCTGAACCGGCTGGAAGAGCTGCTGGCGTGCAAATTGGCGTCTTTTCGGCTAGCGCGCGAGCGCGTCAAGCGAACCGTCCCGCACGCGCCGTACATCCCCACGTGCAAGGACCTGCAGCACTCATCCATTCTGTCCACGGTCGCATATATTTCGAACAACAAAATCGTTTCGCTGCAGAAGGAAAAGCTGTTCAAAGCAGACAAAGAGTACCCCGGGCTGGTCCAATGCATCCAAACGCACATACATTTCATCCCGAACTTGAAGCCACAGACAGACCTATCGCTTGGTGATTGTTCATACCTGGATACCTGCCACAAGCTGAATAGCTGCCGGTACGTGCATTACCTTCAGTATATCCCAGAACGGCTGATGCAATCGGTGGAACAATCCGTCAACCAGTTGAACGAAACACAGGAGAAAAACAGGCGCATAGGCTTCTATACGCACGGCGACTGCTGTTCCTCTGTTGTAAAATCGATTCTTCCCTCACAGTGGATCAAGTGCGACGTGCGCAAGTTTGACTTCACTATCCTTGGTAAGTTCTCCGCCGTGATTGCTGATCCTGCGTGGAATATCCATATGAACCTTCCGTATGGAACATGCAACGACAACGAGCTGTTGCTCCTCCCACTAGACATCCTGCAGGACGAGGGGTTATTGTTCCTGTGGGTAACTGGCAGGGCCATCGAGCTAGGAAAGGAATCCCTCATGAATTGGGGATATAAGGTGATCAACGAGATCTCTTGGATTAAAACAAATCAACTCGGAAGGACCATTGTAACCGGGCGTACAGGACACTGGCTGAACCACTCGAAGGAGCATCTTTTAGTTGGCTTGAAAGGCGACCCCGAGTGGCTTAACAAGCAGATTGACATTGACCTTATCATTAGTTCCACCAGGGAAACCAGCAGAAAGCCTGATGAACTTTACGGCATGGTCGAAAGAATTGTGGGCACACATGCCCGTAAGCTAGAGATATTTGGCCGCGATCACAACGTGCGCCCAGGTTGGTTCACCATAGGAAACCAACTGACAGGGACATGCATTCATGAGCTCGATGT
This is a stretch of genomic DNA from Eremothecium gossypii ATCC 10895 chromosome VI, complete sequence. It encodes these proteins:
- a CDS encoding uncharacterized protein (Syntenic homolog of Saccharomyces cerevisiae AFR170C) — protein: MKHMSKEEIVAVLKLASRILAVVLFCNVGFKLVKRHFFPYLYYWLMSSSDELYGVLWWQRFSSLEQLIWRLVDYIEINYDIEMPNHV
- a CDS encoding Zn(II)2Cys6 transcription factor (NOHBY629; No homolog in Saccharomyces cerevisiae; Non-syntenic homolog of Kluyveromyces lactis KLLA0D05038g), with protein sequence MDVPEAGRKGVARRSKYSKNGCSECKRRKVKCDETKPACWQCSHLGKRCVYMVNNSKIRFKEINVLSLRGRERVTDKKACARNGTGSSDPARVTMREVDNRMDLGGMDDPLQTTESQLRVPNYEFHGNWVVQARAGWDAVAQRLYMVPEEELGYLRVFYYKSSWWLLPLAVSAETNICNNVLFEQLARINIAEQVTTSYLQSALISVAAKFLYNTTRLVKHREVRQTHLRLVFEQLHREFSRLPEVNIAQGKIESLMLCVLILTLDSSSFDGKSWRIHFSGAKNLFSKYGIYCNRLPMEPSQRYLVVLVKSWLAAIEATASLLNSGTLQTDQEIDEIFSLGSTDDSAPILREMGLLTNGGYNIFLGYSREALMLLKAVKKFLRDPSADRYNDQFLLITDLLQASRKYAVIPNNFGLVNNTACTEMFSIKASAIVRHRGQVYSILDTIQQVQVESLFITFLLKGFHFSQNCMLIQNSANRIWRNIEWMFEESHLSAGEIHSIMAKIADGSVKTYEDFRTLNINLAPLYIIKPLLSDFRCMMVHTGIVICSSVLTHRMDIDMIRCKLIAYFQYIVDVLGAESGKTSLQYLFSIWRQPSYCSATCLREDVPLPFS
- the HOS2 gene encoding histone deacetylase HOS2 (Syntenic homolog of Saccharomyces cerevisiae YGL194C (HOS2)), with the translated sequence MSQTFSYDAKTVNEQPLFEFGASYTPRVSYHYNSRVSQYHYGVRHPMKPFRLMLTDHLVSRYGLHKVMDLYETRAATKEEVLAFHAQDYVDFLSHVAPENLNKLPRGSLEKFNIGDDCPIFQGLFEYSMLYAGASLDASRKLINGQSEIAINWSGGLHHAKKSNPSGFCYVNDIVLAILNLLRYHPRVLYIDIDLHHGDGVQEAFYTTDRVFTVSFHKYNGEFFPGTGDLDEIGCSRGKHFSLNVPLNDGIDDDSYINLFKSIIDPLVTSYKPTVIIQQCGADSLGHDRLGCFNLNIRAHGECVKFVKSFGIPMLCVGGGGYTPRNVSRLWTYETGILNDVLLPSDIPEDIPFREWFGPDYSLHPVLDDLYENKNSKKYLENIRIRCLENIKYLQGAPSVRMDAELIPTQDLPGLTEEEEDLIRELNQEDDSYRLEQIEKDNVRRGELL
- the IME4 gene encoding mRNA (N6-adenosine)-methyltransferase (Syntenic homolog of Saccharomyces cerevisiae YGL192W (IME4)), giving the protein MAVNLELVKYLIENHVTILAHPVDGRLKDLYALFCMYLQQWADKDQETPSYGEFHEDLVLIAQVVQGAIGVVCDSIFPEGEQLDYVHVTPLKYLVNRFHPGYYNLREQAAAEEAECAPATLLERLTNALETRIETPSTQALNRLEELLACKLASFRLARERVKRTVPHAPYIPTCKDLQHSSILSTVAYISNNKIVSLQKEKLFKADKEYPGLVQCIQTHIHFIPNLKPQTDLSLGDCSYLDTCHKLNSCRYVHYLQYIPERLMQSVEQSVNQLNETQEKNRRIGFYTHGDCCSSVVKSILPSQWIKCDVRKFDFTILGKFSAVIADPAWNIHMNLPYGTCNDNELLLLPLDILQDEGLLFLWVTGRAIELGKESLMNWGYKVINEISWIKTNQLGRTIVTGRTGHWLNHSKEHLLVGLKGDPEWLNKQIDIDLIISSTRETSRKPDELYGMVERIVGTHARKLEIFGRDHNVRPGWFTIGNQLTGTCIHELDVKRKYENFIATSRRQNEGRAFDYRDDIPQKGQYNKQVYLQQQQHHSKQMPAMKAAQYVTTTYRSTI